The genomic region CGCAGCGCCGGCCGCTCCGCCCAGAAGGGCGAGCTCAAGTCGGACGCGGACTCCGGCGGGGGCCAGAGCGGCGGCAACAACAAGGACGGCAAGCAGGGCGGTGAGTCGGCCGCGGCGGCGGGCTTCCGCTTCAACCCGGCCCTCATGGCGCCGGTGCCGGTGGCCAAGCCCAAGCCCACCGCCGGCTCGGACAAGCTGCGCGCCATCGCCAACGAGATCGCCCAGAAGATCGTCGAGCGGGTGCGCGTGGGCACCAACGGCGCGGGCGCCGCCGAGTTCCAGATCGATCTGCGCAGCAACGTCCTCAGCGGCCTGTCCATCAAGCTCAGCGCGAAGAACGGGAAGATCCAGGCCGTCTTCAGCGGCAACGACCGTGACGTGCTGAAGATGATCGAGGAGCAGAGCGAGGGCCTCAAGAGCGCCCTGCAGGGCCGCGGCCTGAAGCTCGAGGAGCTGCGCTTCGAGGCTCGCGCATGACTTTTGGGCCGGATGAAGAGCCCGGATACCACGAGCGGACGATGCTGGTGGATCTGCGGCAGATCCACTCGGAGAGGCCCTGGAAGCCGTTCCGCTTCAAGAACCTGGAGCGGGTGGAGCGCCCGCAGACCGAGCTCATCGCCCGTCTCCACCGGCTCGCGCCGCCCGCCAACGCGGTGGAGCCGCTGTACGCCCGCATCAAGGCGCTCTTCGACGCCGACTCCCGCCTGTCCCTGGTCTCCATGCAGATCCGCCCCGTCGCGGAGCTGCGCCGCTACCTGGCCGAGTCCTCCTTCCTGACGGTCCTCGCCCCGGGGGCGCTCAAGAGCCGGGTGGTGCTGGAGGTGGAGCTGGCGCTCGCGCACAACCTGGTGGACATGCTGCTGGGTGGCGCCGGCGAGACGGTGGGCCTGCGGCCGCTGACGGACATCGAAGAGGGCGTGATGGGCTTCGTCGTCCTCGAGGCGCTCAAGGCCCTGGCGCCCTCCCTGGAGCCCACCGTGCCGCGCCTGCGCTACGAGTCCGTGGCGCGCAGCGTGGACGAGGCCGCCGCGAAGCTCGGCGAGGAAGAGCAGCTGCTGATCATCCACGCGAACATCACCGTGGGGCCCCACTCGGGCATGGTGCGGCTCATCGTCCCGTCCTCCGTCATGGGCGCCGCCGACGAGAGCCGCGGCGAGGCGGAGAAGCGGGCGCGGCTGCTCGCCGACGCCAAGGCCAACCTGCGGCTGCTGTCCACGGTGCGCACCTGGCTGCGCGCGGAGATCGGCCAGGCGGAGATCGCCAGCTCGGATCTGGCCTACATCCGTGTGAAGGATGTGGTGCTGATGGACGCGCTGACGGCGCGGCCGGACCGCGGCGAGCCGGGCAAGGCCACGCTGCGCGTGGGCCTGGGCAGCTCCCGGGTGATGGCCGAGGTCTTCGTCGAGGACGGCCAGTACAAGGCGCGCCTCAAGGAATTCATCATCGGCGAGCCGGCCTTCCAGCGCGTGCTGCCGCAGGCCGATGAGGCGGGGCAGGGAGCCCAGCCGGAAGAAGCTTTCACCAATCCGGAGAACGAGATGCCTCCGGACTCGGAAGGGGATGCCTTGGACTCGAACAAGCCCGAGGGGGGCGAGCTACTGGCCGACATTCCGCTGCAGCTCGCCGTGGAGCTCGCCCGGGTGCCCGTCACCGCCGACGAGGTGGTGGCCATGAAGGTAGGACAGGTCATCGAGCTGCACCGCTCGCCTGGAGAGCCCGTGGAGCTCTCTGTCAATGGCAAGGTGGTGGCCCGAGGCGAGCTGGTGGAGGTGGAGGGCCAGCTCGGCGTCCGGGTGCTCTCCCTGGCCGGCTAGGCCCTGCAGGCAGGCGGGCGGGCTCGGAGAAGCCGGGAACCCGGGTCGAGCCATGGCGGTCCCGCCGCCGAATGGACTAGCCTCGCTTCCACTCATGGTGGTCTCCTTCTTCTCCAAGGCGCGCGGGGCCCTGGTGGCCTGCGCGTGGCTCCTCCTCGCGCCGCCGCTCGCTTCGGCGCAGGCTCCCGCGCAGCCCGCGGTCCCCTCGGCTCCCGTGGCGGCACCTGCCTCCGCGCAGCCCTCCGCCGAGCCTCCGGCTCCGGCTCCTTCCCCCGTGGCGGCGCCCGTCGTGACGGCGCCCCCGGGCAGCAACCTTCCGGATCCCTTCGAGACGCCGCCGGTGGGCGAGGAGCAGGAGAGCCTGGGCTGGACGCTGGCGCGCACGGTGCTGCTGCTGCTGGCGGTGCTGGCCAGCATCTACCTGACGCTCAACGTGGGCCTGCGCCGGCTGATGGGGCTGCAGGCCGTGGGCGGCGGGCGCCAGGCCCTGGTGTCGGTGGTGGAGCGGGTGCCGCTCGATCAGCGCCGGGCCCTCATCGTCCTCAAGGCCGCGGACGAGTACCTGCTGGTGGGCAGCGGCGAGGGTGGCCTCCAGCTCCTGTCGAAGCTGGACACCCAGGCCGTGGAGCGCATCCGCTCCGAGCGTCCGCCCGCCGCCAACGTCGTCCCCCTGAGCCCCTTCCTCCAGAAGCTCCTCTCCCGCCGGACCGGCTCCACGCCCCCTCGGTCCTGAGAATCGTCCCCTGTGAGAACCACGTCCCTGCGCCAGTCCCTGTCCCGCCTCACTCCCTGGCTCTATGCCTCCGCGGTCGCGCTCACGCCGGCCGTGGCTCTCGCCGCGAAAGGTAAAGGCGGTGGGGGAGGGGAGGCCATCCCCGACAACGTCACCCAGTCGCTGACGGGCTCCGAGTCCTTCGCCTCGCGCCCGCTCATCCTCATCCTGGCGCTGGCGGCGCTGTCGCTCGTCCCCTTCGTGCTGATGATGGTGACGAGCTTCGTGAAGATCTCCGTGGTGCTCTCCATCGTCCGCTCGGCGCTGGGCACCCAGCAGATTCCGCCCACCCAGGTCATCACCGGCCTGGCCATCATCCTCACCGTCTACATCATGGCCCCGGTGGGACAGGCCATGTACAAGGCGGCGGAGGTGGACATCTGGGCCCGGGGGCCGGCGCTGCTCTCCTCGGAGACGGTGGGCACGCTGCTGGAGGGCGCCAACCGCGCCAAGGAGCCGCTGCGCGAGTTCCTCGTCAAGAAGGTCAAGGACAAGGACCGCGCGCTCTTCTTCCACCTGGCCAAGAAGATGCGCAAGGAGGAGGACCGCAAGGACATCGGCGACCGGGACTTCATGATCATCATCCCGGCCTTCGTGGTGTCCGAGCTGAAGGAGTCCTTCCAGATCGGCTTTTTGCTCTTCGTGCCCTTCATCGTCATCGACATGGTGGTGGCCAACATCCTGCTGGCGCTCGGCATGCACATGCTGTCGCCGACGACCATCTCCATGCCCTTCAAGTTATTGCTCTTCGTCTTGGTGGACGGCTGGTACCTGATCGCCAAGGGTCTGGTCATCGGCTACCTGTAGGACGCGCGCCATGCATGAACTGACCGTCATCACCCAGCAGGCGCTCTTCCTGGTGCTCATCGCCTCGGCGCCGCCCGTGCTCATCAGCCTCATCGTGGGGTTGATCATCTCGGTCTTCCAGGCCACCACGCAGATCCAGGAGCAGACGCTCACGTTCGCTCCCAAGGTCATCATCGTCTTCGTCGTGCTGGCCATGACGGGGCCCTGGATCGGCCACCAGCTGGTGCGCTTCACCTTCCACGTCTTCGACAGGTTCCCGGCCCTCATCAAATGAACGTCCAGGATGTGCTCTCGAGGTTGACCGAACAGGCCAACCTCTCGCTCGTCATCTTCACGGTGGGACTGCTCCTGTGCCGGATCATGCCGGTGCTGGTGTTCTCGCCGTTCCTCGGCGGCGAGGTGGTGCCCGTCGAGGTGAAGATGGGCGTGGGCGTCCTGCTGTCCATCGTGCTCTTCCCCCTGGTGTCCGACCGCATGGGGGCGCTGCCGACCAACGCGCTGCCCTACATCGCGCTGCTGTTGAAGGAGATCTTCATCGGCGTGTCGCTGTCCTTCATCATCAACGTCATCTTCGACGCGGCGCGCGTGGCCGGCGGCCTGGCGGACACCATGGCCGGCAGCAACAACGCCCAGCTCTACGTGCCGCAGATCGGCCAGCAGGTCTCCCTGTTCGCCAACCTCAAGGTGCAGCTGGCGGTGGTGCTCTTCCTCACGCTCAACGGGCACCACATCATCATCGAGACGCTGGCCGACAGCCTGGTGGCCATCCCGCTGGACGGCTTCCCGAAGTTCAGCTCCGGCTTGTGGCCCTTCTTCGATCTGACCATCCGCGTCTTCGCGGACATGCTGAGCATCGCCCTGGGGCTGTCGGCGCCCATCGTGCTGGCCACCTTCCTCACGGACCTGGCCATGGGCGCCATCAACCGCGTGGCGCCCCAGCTCCAGGTCTTCTTCATCGCCATGGCCATCAAGCCGCTGGTCTCGGTGGTCATCGCCGCCATGGCCATCCAGCTCATCATCGCGCGCTTCCAGCAGGAGTTCGTCTCCATGCTGGAGATGCTGAAGCAGGCCCTGAAGCTCCTCTCTTGAACCCGCGTCCGTCATGTCCGACGAGAAGACAGAAGAACCCACACAAAAGAAGCTCGACGACGCGCGCAAGAAGGGTCAGGTCTGGAAGAGCAAGGACCTGACGGGCGTCTTCGTGTTCCTCGTGGGCCTGGGCG from Hyalangium gracile harbors:
- the sctQ gene encoding type III secretion system cytoplasmic ring protein SctQ, whose translation is MTFGPDEEPGYHERTMLVDLRQIHSERPWKPFRFKNLERVERPQTELIARLHRLAPPANAVEPLYARIKALFDADSRLSLVSMQIRPVAELRRYLAESSFLTVLAPGALKSRVVLEVELALAHNLVDMLLGGAGETVGLRPLTDIEEGVMGFVVLEALKALAPSLEPTVPRLRYESVARSVDEAAAKLGEEEQLLIIHANITVGPHSGMVRLIVPSSVMGAADESRGEAEKRARLLADAKANLRLLSTVRTWLRAEIGQAEIASSDLAYIRVKDVVLMDALTARPDRGEPGKATLRVGLGSSRVMAEVFVEDGQYKARLKEFIIGEPAFQRVLPQADEAGQGAQPEEAFTNPENEMPPDSEGDALDSNKPEGGELLADIPLQLAVELARVPVTADEVVAMKVGQVIELHRSPGEPVELSVNGKVVARGELVEVEGQLGVRVLSLAG
- a CDS encoding flagellar biosynthetic protein FliO, whose amino-acid sequence is MVVSFFSKARGALVACAWLLLAPPLASAQAPAQPAVPSAPVAAPASAQPSAEPPAPAPSPVAAPVVTAPPGSNLPDPFETPPVGEEQESLGWTLARTVLLLLAVLASIYLTLNVGLRRLMGLQAVGGGRQALVSVVERVPLDQRRALIVLKAADEYLLVGSGEGGLQLLSKLDTQAVERIRSERPPAANVVPLSPFLQKLLSRRTGSTPPRS
- the sctR gene encoding type III secretion system export apparatus subunit SctR, with translation MRTTSLRQSLSRLTPWLYASAVALTPAVALAAKGKGGGGGEAIPDNVTQSLTGSESFASRPLILILALAALSLVPFVLMMVTSFVKISVVLSIVRSALGTQQIPPTQVITGLAIILTVYIMAPVGQAMYKAAEVDIWARGPALLSSETVGTLLEGANRAKEPLREFLVKKVKDKDRALFFHLAKKMRKEEDRKDIGDRDFMIIIPAFVVSELKESFQIGFLLFVPFIVIDMVVANILLALGMHMLSPTTISMPFKLLLFVLVDGWYLIAKGLVIGYL
- the fliQ gene encoding flagellar biosynthesis protein FliQ: MHELTVITQQALFLVLIASAPPVLISLIVGLIISVFQATTQIQEQTLTFAPKVIIVFVVLAMTGPWIGHQLVRFTFHVFDRFPALIK
- a CDS encoding flagellar biosynthetic protein FliR produces the protein MNVQDVLSRLTEQANLSLVIFTVGLLLCRIMPVLVFSPFLGGEVVPVEVKMGVGVLLSIVLFPLVSDRMGALPTNALPYIALLLKEIFIGVSLSFIINVIFDAARVAGGLADTMAGSNNAQLYVPQIGQQVSLFANLKVQLAVVLFLTLNGHHIIIETLADSLVAIPLDGFPKFSSGLWPFFDLTIRVFADMLSIALGLSAPIVLATFLTDLAMGAINRVAPQLQVFFIAMAIKPLVSVVIAAMAIQLIIARFQQEFVSMLEMLKQALKLLS